One segment of Coffea arabica cultivar ET-39 chromosome 7c, Coffea Arabica ET-39 HiFi, whole genome shotgun sequence DNA contains the following:
- the LOC113698890 gene encoding uncharacterized protein isoform X1: MAGIRLQPEDPDASQARPPASSDLISDDDRSVAADSWSIKSDYGSTLDDEQRHADASEALSVANFRAASDYSSDKEEPDAEAVQSMLGFQSYWDAQYADELTNFREHGHAGEVWFGADVMEVVASWTKSLCGEFSQGHLSNHVDDSNCESVGQLEKEPFNWSVLDIGTGNGLLLQELAKQGFSDLTGTDYSEGAIDLARSLAHRDGFTNIKFLVDDILETKLDRKFQLLVDKGTLDAIGLHPDGPVKRIMYWDSVSSLVAPGGLLVITSCNSTKDELVQEVDAFNQRRNSPSQELGASGDQEVNRDPPLFRYVDHVRSYPTFMFGGSVGSRVATVAFQRN, translated from the exons ATGGCTGGAATCAGACTTCAGCCGGAAGACCCTGACGCCTCACAAGCTCGACCGCCAGCTTCGTCTGATCTGATCTCCGACGACGACCGGTCGGTTGCTGCGGACTCTTGGTCGATTAAAAGCGACTACGGGAGTACTCTTGACGATGAGCAACGTCACGCTGATGCCTCCGAAGCACTCTCCGTCGCCAATTTCCGTGCCGCCTCCGACTACAG TTCGGACAAAGAGGAGCCTGATGCAGAAGCAGTTCAGTCAATGTTGGGTTTCCAGAGTTATTGGGACGCTCAATATGCAGATGAACTAACAAATTTTCGTGAACATGGCCATGCTGGTGAAGTTTG GTTTGGGGCTGATGTTATGGAAGTTGTTGCTTCTTGGACAAAAAGCTTATGTGGTGAATTTTCTCAAGGTCACTTGTCAAACCACGTGGATGATTCCAATTGTGAATCTGTTGGCCAGCTTGAGAAGGAACCTTTTAATTGGAGCGTGCTTGACATTGGGACTGGAAATGGGCTTCTTCTCCAAGAGCTTGCCAAGCAGGG GTTCTCTGATCTTACTGGAACTGATTATAGTGAAGGTGCCATAGACCTTGCTCGGAGCCTTGCGCATCGTGACGGTTTCACTAATATTAAATTCTTG GTTGATGACATTCTTGAAACAAAGTTAGACAGGAAGTTTCAGCTTCTTGTTGATAAAGGCACTTTAGATGCTATTGGACTTCATCCTGATGGTCCTGTGAAAAG gatCATGTACTGGGATTCAGTATCAAGTCTTGTGGCTCCTGGTGGATTATTG GTGATTACCTCCTGTAACAGTACAAAAGATGAACTGGTGCAAGAAGTTGATGCTTTTAATCAGAGAAGAAATTCACCGTCCCAAGAGCTAGGAGCTAGTGGAGACCAAGAGGTAAATAGAGACCCCCCTTTGTTCCGCTACGTTGATCATGTTCGCTCATACCCAACATTTATGTTTGGAGGATCAGTAGGATCACGTGTTGCTACCGTGGCATTCCAAAGGAACTGA
- the LOC113698890 gene encoding uncharacterized protein isoform X2, translating to MAGIRLQPEDPDASQARPPASSDLISDDDRSVAADSWSIKSDYGSTLDDEQRHADASEALSVANFRAASDYRFGADVMEVVASWTKSLCGEFSQGHLSNHVDDSNCESVGQLEKEPFNWSVLDIGTGNGLLLQELAKQGFSDLTGTDYSEGAIDLARSLAHRDGFTNIKFLVDDILETKLDRKFQLLVDKGTLDAIGLHPDGPVKRIMYWDSVSSLVAPGGLLVITSCNSTKDELVQEVDAFNQRRNSPSQELGASGDQEVNRDPPLFRYVDHVRSYPTFMFGGSVGSRVATVAFQRN from the exons ATGGCTGGAATCAGACTTCAGCCGGAAGACCCTGACGCCTCACAAGCTCGACCGCCAGCTTCGTCTGATCTGATCTCCGACGACGACCGGTCGGTTGCTGCGGACTCTTGGTCGATTAAAAGCGACTACGGGAGTACTCTTGACGATGAGCAACGTCACGCTGATGCCTCCGAAGCACTCTCCGTCGCCAATTTCCGTGCCGCCTCCGACTACAG GTTTGGGGCTGATGTTATGGAAGTTGTTGCTTCTTGGACAAAAAGCTTATGTGGTGAATTTTCTCAAGGTCACTTGTCAAACCACGTGGATGATTCCAATTGTGAATCTGTTGGCCAGCTTGAGAAGGAACCTTTTAATTGGAGCGTGCTTGACATTGGGACTGGAAATGGGCTTCTTCTCCAAGAGCTTGCCAAGCAGGG GTTCTCTGATCTTACTGGAACTGATTATAGTGAAGGTGCCATAGACCTTGCTCGGAGCCTTGCGCATCGTGACGGTTTCACTAATATTAAATTCTTG GTTGATGACATTCTTGAAACAAAGTTAGACAGGAAGTTTCAGCTTCTTGTTGATAAAGGCACTTTAGATGCTATTGGACTTCATCCTGATGGTCCTGTGAAAAG gatCATGTACTGGGATTCAGTATCAAGTCTTGTGGCTCCTGGTGGATTATTG GTGATTACCTCCTGTAACAGTACAAAAGATGAACTGGTGCAAGAAGTTGATGCTTTTAATCAGAGAAGAAATTCACCGTCCCAAGAGCTAGGAGCTAGTGGAGACCAAGAGGTAAATAGAGACCCCCCTTTGTTCCGCTACGTTGATCATGTTCGCTCATACCCAACATTTATGTTTGGAGGATCAGTAGGATCACGTGTTGCTACCGTGGCATTCCAAAGGAACTGA
- the LOC113699442 gene encoding uncharacterized protein, whose protein sequence is MGNYVSCTLSGPASKQSRGIKIVFPGGEIRHFYEPMKAAEPMFETPGFFLVNTKSLQIGRRFSALNADEDLEIANVYVMFPMKRVNSVVTAADLGALFIQANSSAKRVSLKRVRILPECNAPAALEIVQPQPKTTEAAVPKLNLDDIEEFSTPEFRHRLSMCRSKKPLLETIAEEPVCSR, encoded by the coding sequence ATGGGCAACTATGTATCTTGCACCCTTTCTGGGCCTGCTAGCAAGCAATCTCGCGGCATAAAGATTGTTTTCCCGGGTGGCGAAATCAGACACTTCTACGAACCGATGAAGGCAGCAGAGCCCATGTTTGAAACGCCCGGATTCTTTCTTGTGAATACAAAGTCTCTGCAGATAGGAAGAAGGTTCTCTGCTCTCAATGCAGACGAAGACTTGGAGATAGCCAACGTTTATGTTATGTTTCCAATGAAAAGAGTGAATTCTGTTGTCACAGCGGCTGATTTGGGAGCTTTGTTCATCCAAGCTAACTCGTCTGCTAAAAGGGTGTCCCTGAAAAGAGTGAGGATCTTGCCGGAATGCAATGCCCCGGCGGCGCTAGAAATTGTGCAGCCTCAGCCTAAAACCACTGAAGCTGCAGTACCCAAGTTGAATTTGGATGACATTGAAGAGTTTTCAACGCCTGAATTCAGGCACAGATTGTCTATGTGCAGATCAAAGAAGCCTTTGCTAGAGACTATAGCTGAAGAACCGGTTTGCTCAAGATGA
- the LOC113698624 gene encoding serine/threonine-protein kinase 12 isoform X2, with protein sequence MSNPNYHGDPTDVFDMQLIGNFLSFASRGDRVGLNQMLRNGISPNVQDYDKRTALHLAASEGQASIVELLLAYNAQVNLQDRWQRTPLTDARLYGHRDICRILEVNGGKDSTNDHSMTIRREEDSYEVNIDMSELNLQHSSMIEQGLFGESEKVKWRGTWVVKTIIKGHISHPVKMVLSAKDGTLLKELRHPNILQFLGSSVHDEEMILITEYLPKGNLNDILADKVRLDAQTALRYALDIARNLLQDEGGHLKIGEYWIQMLYEQIHTNQDSRQNHDSLGSINIARNDPKKDVQSFGFILYQMLDGRHVSNIDTECMLADSEKKFHLSRCPGRIVQLIENCVSDDPSLRPSFEGIIVILEEVSVLLGKAGCPVC encoded by the exons ATGTCGAATCCAAACTACCATGGAGATCCTACAGATGTTTTTGATATGCAATTAATAGGAAACTTCTTGAGTTTCGCGTCCAGAGGGGATAGAGTTGGACTAAATCAGATGCTAAGAAATGGTATATCTCCTAATGTACAAGATTATGACAAAAGAACTGCCCTTCATCTTGCTGCCAGCGAGGGCCAAGCCTCCATTGTTGAGCTTCTTTTGGCCTACAACGCTCAAGTTAACCTTCAAGATAGGTGGCAGAGGACA CCTTTAACAGATGCAAGACTGTATGGACATCGAGATATATGCAGGATCCTGGAAGTCAATGGAGGCAAGGACTCGACCAATGACCATTCCATG ACGATCCGCCGTGAAGAAGATTCATATGAGGTGAATATTGACATGTCTGAACTGAATTTGCAGCATTCGTCAATGATTGAACAG GGTTTGTTCGGTGAATCTGAAAAGGTCAAGTGGCGAGGAACATGGGTAGTGAAAACGATAATAAAAGGACATATATCTCATCCAGTGAAAAT GGTTTTGTCTGCCAAGGATGGCACTCTGCTTAAGGAACTTCGGCATCCAAATATTTTACAGTTCCTTGGATCAAGTGTGCACGACGAAGAGATGATTTTAATTACGGAGTACTTGCCAAAA GGAAACTTGAATGATATTTTGGCTGACAAAGTTCGTCTTGACGCTCAAACTGCTCTGCGCTATGCACTCGACATTGCCAG GAACTTGTTGCAAGATGAAGGTGGGCATTTGAAGATCGGTGAATATTGGATTCAAATGCTTTATGAGCAGATTCACACAAATCAAGACTCAA GACAAAATCACGACAGCTTGGGAAGCATTAACATCGCCAGAAACGACCCCAAGAAAGATGTCCAGTCTTTCGGTTTTATACTGTATCAG ATGCTTGACGGGAGGCATGTTAGTAACATCGACACTGAATGCATGCTTGCTGATTCAGAGAAGAAGTTCCATTTAAGCCGTTGTCCCGGACGAATTGTTCA GTTGATAGAGAACTGCGTTAGCGATGATCCTTCCCTGAGGCCCTCATTTGAAGGAATCATAGTGATTCTAGAGGAAGTTTCAGTGCTGCTAGGAAAGGCTGGTTGTCCTGTTTGTTGA
- the LOC113698624 gene encoding serine/threonine-protein kinase 12 isoform X1, with translation MSNPNYHGDPTDVFDMQLIGNFLSFASRGDRVGLNQMLRNGISPNVQDYDKRTALHLAASEGQASIVELLLAYNAQVNLQDRWQRTPLTDARLYGHRDICRILEVNGGKDSTNDHSMTIRREEDSYEVNIDMSELNLQHSSMIEQGLFGESEKVKWRGTWVVKTIIKGHISHPVKMVLSAKDGTLLKELRHPNILQFLGSSVHDEEMILITEYLPKGNLNDILADKVRLDAQTALRYALDIARGMNYLHQHKRFPIVHNNLNPRNLLQDEGGHLKIGEYWIQMLYEQIHTNQDSRQNHDSLGSINIARNDPKKDVQSFGFILYQMLDGRHVSNIDTECMLADSEKKFHLSRCPGRIVQLIENCVSDDPSLRPSFEGIIVILEEVSVLLGKAGCPVC, from the exons ATGTCGAATCCAAACTACCATGGAGATCCTACAGATGTTTTTGATATGCAATTAATAGGAAACTTCTTGAGTTTCGCGTCCAGAGGGGATAGAGTTGGACTAAATCAGATGCTAAGAAATGGTATATCTCCTAATGTACAAGATTATGACAAAAGAACTGCCCTTCATCTTGCTGCCAGCGAGGGCCAAGCCTCCATTGTTGAGCTTCTTTTGGCCTACAACGCTCAAGTTAACCTTCAAGATAGGTGGCAGAGGACA CCTTTAACAGATGCAAGACTGTATGGACATCGAGATATATGCAGGATCCTGGAAGTCAATGGAGGCAAGGACTCGACCAATGACCATTCCATG ACGATCCGCCGTGAAGAAGATTCATATGAGGTGAATATTGACATGTCTGAACTGAATTTGCAGCATTCGTCAATGATTGAACAG GGTTTGTTCGGTGAATCTGAAAAGGTCAAGTGGCGAGGAACATGGGTAGTGAAAACGATAATAAAAGGACATATATCTCATCCAGTGAAAAT GGTTTTGTCTGCCAAGGATGGCACTCTGCTTAAGGAACTTCGGCATCCAAATATTTTACAGTTCCTTGGATCAAGTGTGCACGACGAAGAGATGATTTTAATTACGGAGTACTTGCCAAAA GGAAACTTGAATGATATTTTGGCTGACAAAGTTCGTCTTGACGCTCAAACTGCTCTGCGCTATGCACTCGACATTGCCAG GGGGATGAATTACCTTCATCAGCACAAGCGATTCCCCATAGTTCACAATAATTTGAATCCCAG GAACTTGTTGCAAGATGAAGGTGGGCATTTGAAGATCGGTGAATATTGGATTCAAATGCTTTATGAGCAGATTCACACAAATCAAGACTCAA GACAAAATCACGACAGCTTGGGAAGCATTAACATCGCCAGAAACGACCCCAAGAAAGATGTCCAGTCTTTCGGTTTTATACTGTATCAG ATGCTTGACGGGAGGCATGTTAGTAACATCGACACTGAATGCATGCTTGCTGATTCAGAGAAGAAGTTCCATTTAAGCCGTTGTCCCGGACGAATTGTTCA GTTGATAGAGAACTGCGTTAGCGATGATCCTTCCCTGAGGCCCTCATTTGAAGGAATCATAGTGATTCTAGAGGAAGTTTCAGTGCTGCTAGGAAAGGCTGGTTGTCCTGTTTGTTGA
- the LOC113698624 gene encoding serine/threonine-protein kinase 12 isoform X3, whose translation MSNPNYHGDPTDVFDMQLIGNFLSFASRGDRVGLNQMLRNGISPNVQDYDKRTALHLAASEGQASIVELLLAYNAQVNLQDRWQRTPLTDARLYGHRDICRILEVNGGKDSTNDHSMTIRREEDSYEVNIDMSELNLQHSSMIEQGLFGESEKVKWRGTWVVKTIIKGHISHPVKMVLSAKDGTLLKELRHPNILQFLGSSVHDEEMILITEYLPKGNLNDILADKVRLDAQTALRYALDIARGMNYLHQHKRFPIVHNNLNPRNLLQDEGGHLKIGEYWIQMLYEQIHTNQDSRQNHDSLGSINIARNDPKKDVQSFGFILYQGHKDL comes from the exons ATGTCGAATCCAAACTACCATGGAGATCCTACAGATGTTTTTGATATGCAATTAATAGGAAACTTCTTGAGTTTCGCGTCCAGAGGGGATAGAGTTGGACTAAATCAGATGCTAAGAAATGGTATATCTCCTAATGTACAAGATTATGACAAAAGAACTGCCCTTCATCTTGCTGCCAGCGAGGGCCAAGCCTCCATTGTTGAGCTTCTTTTGGCCTACAACGCTCAAGTTAACCTTCAAGATAGGTGGCAGAGGACA CCTTTAACAGATGCAAGACTGTATGGACATCGAGATATATGCAGGATCCTGGAAGTCAATGGAGGCAAGGACTCGACCAATGACCATTCCATG ACGATCCGCCGTGAAGAAGATTCATATGAGGTGAATATTGACATGTCTGAACTGAATTTGCAGCATTCGTCAATGATTGAACAG GGTTTGTTCGGTGAATCTGAAAAGGTCAAGTGGCGAGGAACATGGGTAGTGAAAACGATAATAAAAGGACATATATCTCATCCAGTGAAAAT GGTTTTGTCTGCCAAGGATGGCACTCTGCTTAAGGAACTTCGGCATCCAAATATTTTACAGTTCCTTGGATCAAGTGTGCACGACGAAGAGATGATTTTAATTACGGAGTACTTGCCAAAA GGAAACTTGAATGATATTTTGGCTGACAAAGTTCGTCTTGACGCTCAAACTGCTCTGCGCTATGCACTCGACATTGCCAG GGGGATGAATTACCTTCATCAGCACAAGCGATTCCCCATAGTTCACAATAATTTGAATCCCAG GAACTTGTTGCAAGATGAAGGTGGGCATTTGAAGATCGGTGAATATTGGATTCAAATGCTTTATGAGCAGATTCACACAAATCAAGACTCAA GACAAAATCACGACAGCTTGGGAAGCATTAACATCGCCAGAAACGACCCCAAGAAAGATGTCCAGTCTTTCGGTTTTATACTGTATCAG GGCCACAAAGATTTGTGA
- the LOC140004264 gene encoding loganic acid O-methyltransferase-like isoform X1 — MAQENLGICRYPMEGGDGPYSYTQNSEYQKQSVDSAKQLTNELIDQLLDVGNHPYSFSNSYRVADFGCSVGPNTFCAVHNIIEAVENKYKSQKMESRMPEFHVFFNDHVGNDFNTLFRNIPATGRYLAAGVPGSFHGRLLPSSTLHFAHCSTALHWISKIPKEVTDKNSPAWNKGRIHYAGAAKEVKDAYSTQFAKDFDSFLSARAQELVPGGLMVLVSLGFPDGVQVCESSMGENFNILGSCFLDIAKTGIITQEMVDSFNLPFYYPSPSELKSLIEVNGLFEIKKIEKLVSPTRQVKPDDLAVCVLHLRAILGELIKEHFGEGITDILFKRHTNKYVESPVVSDGRYFKETSYFVFLKRKMNCAS; from the exons ATGGCTCAAGAGAATTTAGGCATCTGTAGATACCCCATGGAAGGCGGTGATGGCCCATACAGCTACACTCAAAATTCCGAGTACCAG AAACAATCTGTGGATTCAGCTAAGCAACTGACCAATGAACTGATTGATCAGCTTCTTGATGTTGGAAACCATCCATACTCTTTCAGTAACTCATATCGAGTTGCAGATTTTGGATGTTCAGTCGGTCCTAACACGTTCTGTGCAGTGCATAACATCATTGAAGCTGTTGAAAACAAATACAAATCCCAAAAGATGGAATCACGCATGCCAGAATTCCATGTCTTCTTTAACGATCACGTTGGCAATGATTTTAACACACTCTTCAGAAACATTCCTGCTACTGGACGCTACCTTGCAGCAGGTGTTCCGGGTTCTTTTCACGGGCGCCTACTTCCTAGTTCTACGCTACATTTTGCACACTGCTCCACCGCGCTTCACTGGATCTCTAAGATCCCAAAAGAAGTGACGGATAAGAACTCCCCCGCATGGAACAAGGGCAGAATCCATTATGCCGGAGCTGCTAAAGAAGTTAAAGATGCATATTCAACTCAGTTTGCAAAAGATTTTGATTCTTTCCTGAGCGCGAGAGCACAGGAGCTCGTTCCAGGAGGATTGATGGTGCTTGTATCACTTGGATTCCCGGATGGAGTCCAGGTATGCGAGTCCAGTATGGGAGAAAATTTTAACATTCTCGGGTCCTGTTTCCTGGACATTGCCAAAACG GGAATCATCACTCAAGAGATGGTGGATTCATTTAACTTGCCGTTTTATTATCCATCGCCATCGGAACTGAAGTCACTGATTGAGGTAAACGGATTGTTTGAGATTAAGAAAATAGAGAAGTTGGTCTCCCCAACAAGACAAGTAAAGCCGGACGACCTTGCTGTCTGCGTCCTTCACCTTAGAGCTATCCTAGGGGAACTCATCAAGGAACATTTTGGTGAAGGGATAACGGACATCTTGTTCAAACGTCACACGAACAAGTATGTCGAGAGTCCTGTTGTGTCTGATGGGAGGTATTTTAAAGAGACTAGCTATTTTGTCTTTCTCAAGCGGAAAATGAATTGTGCATCCTAG
- the LOC140004264 gene encoding loganic acid O-methyltransferase-like isoform X2 gives MQKQSVDSAKQLTNELIDQLLDVGNHPYSFSNSYRVADFGCSVGPNTFCAVHNIIEAVENKYKSQKMESRMPEFHVFFNDHVGNDFNTLFRNIPATGRYLAAGVPGSFHGRLLPSSTLHFAHCSTALHWISKIPKEVTDKNSPAWNKGRIHYAGAAKEVKDAYSTQFAKDFDSFLSARAQELVPGGLMVLVSLGFPDGVQVCESSMGENFNILGSCFLDIAKTGIITQEMVDSFNLPFYYPSPSELKSLIEVNGLFEIKKIEKLVSPTRQVKPDDLAVCVLHLRAILGELIKEHFGEGITDILFKRHTNKYVESPVVSDGRYFKETSYFVFLKRKMNCAS, from the exons ATGCAGAAACAATCTGTGGATTCAGCTAAGCAACTGACCAATGAACTGATTGATCAGCTTCTTGATGTTGGAAACCATCCATACTCTTTCAGTAACTCATATCGAGTTGCAGATTTTGGATGTTCAGTCGGTCCTAACACGTTCTGTGCAGTGCATAACATCATTGAAGCTGTTGAAAACAAATACAAATCCCAAAAGATGGAATCACGCATGCCAGAATTCCATGTCTTCTTTAACGATCACGTTGGCAATGATTTTAACACACTCTTCAGAAACATTCCTGCTACTGGACGCTACCTTGCAGCAGGTGTTCCGGGTTCTTTTCACGGGCGCCTACTTCCTAGTTCTACGCTACATTTTGCACACTGCTCCACCGCGCTTCACTGGATCTCTAAGATCCCAAAAGAAGTGACGGATAAGAACTCCCCCGCATGGAACAAGGGCAGAATCCATTATGCCGGAGCTGCTAAAGAAGTTAAAGATGCATATTCAACTCAGTTTGCAAAAGATTTTGATTCTTTCCTGAGCGCGAGAGCACAGGAGCTCGTTCCAGGAGGATTGATGGTGCTTGTATCACTTGGATTCCCGGATGGAGTCCAGGTATGCGAGTCCAGTATGGGAGAAAATTTTAACATTCTCGGGTCCTGTTTCCTGGACATTGCCAAAACG GGAATCATCACTCAAGAGATGGTGGATTCATTTAACTTGCCGTTTTATTATCCATCGCCATCGGAACTGAAGTCACTGATTGAGGTAAACGGATTGTTTGAGATTAAGAAAATAGAGAAGTTGGTCTCCCCAACAAGACAAGTAAAGCCGGACGACCTTGCTGTCTGCGTCCTTCACCTTAGAGCTATCCTAGGGGAACTCATCAAGGAACATTTTGGTGAAGGGATAACGGACATCTTGTTCAAACGTCACACGAACAAGTATGTCGAGAGTCCTGTTGTGTCTGATGGGAGGTATTTTAAAGAGACTAGCTATTTTGTCTTTCTCAAGCGGAAAATGAATTGTGCATCCTAG
- the LOC113698496 gene encoding ATP synthase subunit beta, mitochondrial, with translation MAIRKILSSLIRLPTRHSYSLQPKFYNPPPAGHILHRVANYAASSAAATKAPTQPPGKGIGKITENFTGAGAVGQVCQVIGAVVDVRFEDGLPPIMTALEVKDHSMRLVLEVAQHLGENTVRTIAMDGTEGLVRGQSVLNTGSPITVPVGRATLGRIVNVIGEPIDDRGDIKTDHFLPIHREAPTFVEQATEQQILVTGIKVVDLLAPYQRGGKIGLFGGAGVGKTVLIMELINNVAKAHGGFSVFAGVGERTREGNDLYREMIESGVIKLGDKQSESKCALVYGQMNEPPGARARVGLTGLTVAEHFRDAEGQDVLLFIDNIFRFTQANSEVSALLGRIPSAVGYQPTLATDLGALQERITTTKKGSITSVQAIYVPADDLTDPAPATTFAHLDATTVLSRQISELGIYPAVDPLDSTSRMLSPHILGDEHYNTARGVQQVLQNYKNLQDIIAILGMDELSEEDKLTVARARKVQRFLSQPFHVAEVFTGAPGKYVELKESINSFQGVLDGKYDDLPEQSFYMVGGIDEVLAKAEKIAKESP, from the exons ATGGCTATACGGAAAATTCTGTCCTCCCTCATCCGCCTTCCGACACGTCATTCTTATTCTCTGCAGCCCAAATTCTACAATCCTCCACCAGCTGGTCACATTCTCCACCGTGTGGCCAACTATGCCGCCTCCTCAGCAGCCGCTACGAAAGCCCCGACTCAGCCGCCTGGAAAGGGAATAGGGAAGATCACGGAAAATTTCACCGGCGCCGGAGCAGTTGGTCAGGTTTGCCAGGTCATCGGGGCTGTGGTGGATGTTCGGTTCGAAGATGGGTTGCCGCCGATAATGACGGCGTTGGAGGTGAAGGACCACTCGATGAGATTGGTACTGGAGGTGGCGCAGCATTTGGGAGAGAACACTGTACGGACGATTGCAATGGATGGAACGGAAGGGCTTGTTCGTGGCCAAAGCGTCCTTAATACTGGCTCTcctatcact GTTCCTGTGGGCAGGGCTACTCTTGGCCGTATTGTGAATGTCATTGGGGAGCCTATTGACGACAGGGGTGATATAA AAACCGATCACTTTCTCCCAATCCATAGAGAAGCTCCAACCTTTGTCGAACAAGCAACCGAACAGCAGATCCTTGTCACTGGAATCAAG GTTGTGGACCTACTTGCTCCTTATCAAAGAGGTGGAAAGATTGGACTTTTTGGTGGTGCTGGTGTTGGAAAAACAGTGCTGATCATGGAACTGATCAACAATGTTGCCAAGGCTCACg GTGGTTTCTCTGTTTTTGCTGGCGTTGGTGAGCGTACTCGAGAGGGCAATGATTTGTACAGAGAAATGATTGAGAGTGGTGTTATTAAGCTAGGGGACAAGCAG AGTGAAAGCAAGTGTGCTCTCGTGtatggtcaaatgaatgaaccTCCTGGTGCACGTGCTCGTGTTGGGCTTACTGGATTGACAGTGGCTGAACACTTCCGAGATGCTGAAGGGCAAGATGTGCTTTTGTTCATTGATAACATATTCCGGTTCACACAG GCTAATTCTGAGGTATCTGCTCTGCTGGGTCGTATCCCCTCTGCTGTGGGTTATCAGCCAACTCTGGCAACAGACCTGGGAGCACTCCAAGAACGTATTACAACCACCAAGAAGGGATCAATCACATCTGTTCAGGCCATATATGTGCCTGCTGATGACTTGACGGATCCAGCCCCTGCTACCACCTTTGCCCACCTAGATGCCACAACTGTGTTGTCTCGACAG ATTTCAGAGCTTGGCATCTATCCAGCTGTGGATCCTCTAGACTCTACTTCTCGCATGCTATCTCCTCACATTTTAGGTGATGAACATTATAATACAGCTCGTGGCGTGCAGCAGGTTCTCCAGAATTACAAGAATCTGCAGGACATAATTGCTATTCTGGGAATGGATGAGCTTAGTGAAGAGGATAAACTTACTGTGGCTCGCGCACGAAAAGTTCAACGCTTTCTGAGCCAGCCTTTCCATGTGGCCGAGGTTTTTACTGGTGCACCTGGAAAGTATGTGGAGTTGAAAGAGAGTATCAATAGTTTTCAG GGTGTTTTGGATGGGAAATATGACGACCTTCCTGAACAGTCTTTTTACATGGTTGGTGGGATTGATGAAGTTCTTGCCAAGGCGGAGAAGATTGCAAAGGAGTCTCCTTGA